In Achromobacter pestifer, the DNA window CCGATTGCGCTCGCGCCAGCGCCGGCGCGGCCAGCGTCGCGGCGCCCAGCGCGGCGCCCTGGATCAGGCGGCGGCGGGTGGCGTTGAAGGCGTGGGGCGCGTTGCGGTAGATCATGGGGAACTCCTGGTGTGCGAGGAAAGTGGCGCTTGTGGACAAGCTGGCATACCAGGCATCAAGCAAGAGTCGTGCCAACTTTCGGCGGCGAGGCCCGCGCCCCGGGAGCACGACGGGCCGGCCTCGCGCTGGTGCCGCTCCTGAACCACTTTGGTGCACGGCGCACCATAGAAGGGGACGCAACCCGCCTCGCGCCGCGCCCGGCGTTATGGCGGTAGCATGTGGGCGGACCGGAGCTAGCCGCTCCGGGGTTCTGGATCCTTGCGCCACGCCTTGCCGCGTCGTACCGAGATGAATACGCGTTTTGTCGAAGCCTTTCTGTGGTCGGCGCGCCTGGGCAGTTTCCGGGCGGCGAGCGACCGCCTGCACATCACCCAGGCCGCCGTGGCCAACCGCATCGCCTCGCTGGAAGAGGACATCGGCGCGCGCCTGTTCGAGCGCGACGCCAAGGAACTCAGGCTGACCGCCACCGGTACCCGGCTGCTGGACTACGGCGAGCGGCTGCTGGAGATCCGCCAGCAGATCCTGTCGCTGGGCAAGGGCGGCGACGAGGTCTTCGGCCTGGTGCGCATCGGCGCCATCGAAACCGTGGTGCACACCTGGCTGATCGGCTTCCTGACCAATCTGCGCTCCACCTATCCGGGCATCGAGGTCCAGCTCACGTCCGAAACCACGCGCGCGCTGCACCGGGGCTTGCGCGAAGGCACGCTGGACATCGCGCTGCAGACGGACCTGCTGAACGACAGCGGCATCATCAGCACCGCCTGCCTGCCCATGGAGATGGGCTGGGTCGGGCCGGCCGGCGACGAGGAGGCGCTGAGCGCGCAGCAACTGCTGAGCGAGCCGGTGCTGACCATGAGCCCGGGGTCGCAGCCGCACGAAGCGCTCAAGGCCCTGTACCGCGAAGTCGGCATGCCGCAAGGCAAGGTGCACTGCGTCAGCTCGATCTCCGCGCTGGCGCGGCTGGTGCGCAGCGGCTTCGGCCGGGCGCTGGTGCCGTTGCCTCCCATCTACGAGTACGTGGCGCGCGGCGAGGTGCAGATCATCCGCTGCGACATCCCCGTGCCGCCCCAGCTGCTGGTGGTGAGCTATCTGGAAAGCGCCGGGTCGGACGCGATCCGGCTGGTGGCCGAACTCGCCAGCCGCGCGTCGGACCAGTTCACGTCCTCGGTCGCTGCGCCGCGATTGGGTTCGGCGCAATAGTGTTATCCCTAGGGCGTCTTTCAGTAATTTTATTGCCGCGCAGAAGAATTACTCGTTTGTCCGCGGCCAGCCGGCCGGCTGAAGATGGAGCCTTCCGCAATCGAAGGAATTTCCTGTCTTCCGCCCATGAGCACGCACACCGAATCCTCCCCCCCGCCCCACGGCCTGCTGTTCGTCGCCACTGACGCCGACCCCGCCCACGAGGCCGATTTCAACCGCTGGTACGACCGCGAACATGTGGAAGAGCGCGTGCGCATCCCCGGCTTTCTCTCGGGGGCGCGCTATCTGTCGCGGGAGGGCGGCCGCAAGTATCTGGGCCTGTACCGCACCGAATCGCTGGCGGCTTTCACCACGGCCGACTACCGGGCCGCGTTCGAGCGCCAGACCGCGTGGTCGGTGACCAATCTGGACCGGATGCGAGATCCGATGCGCCGCGTCTGCGCCGTGCGCGCCGTGACCGGGTTCGGTTCCGGCAGCGAGCTCGTGGTCTTGCCGCTGGCGGCGACGAATGACAGTGAAGCAGTGGCGGCCCGGGCGCAAGTGCTGGGCGCTGAACTGGCGCAGGCGGACGGCTTTGTTCAGTCCTATCTGCTGGTGCCGGATGCGGCGCTCAGCACGCCGCTGCCGCGCGAATCCAACGAGAACCGCGTCCTGGCGCCGTTGTTCGTGGCGGAGGCGAGTTCCGCCGCTGCCGCGCGCGCGCTGCGCGACCAGGCTTGCCGTGCCTTCGATGCCGATCCGGCCAACGCCTGGTTGCTGCAACTGGGTTGGAAGCTGACGGCTGCCGACCTGCGCTGAGCCCAGCTCGGCTCGTAACTACACATCCAATTCAAGGGGAATTCCATGGCTGAAGAAACGCTGTACGGCGCCGCGGCCGTCAAGACCGCGGCCGCGCCCAACAAGATGCGCCGGCTGGCCCTGGCCAGTTCGGTCGGCACCACGCTGGAGTGGTACGACTTCACCATCTACAACCTGATGGCGGCGCTGGTCTTCAATTCCATCTTCTTTCCGTCCTTCGACCCGCTGACGGGCACTATCCTGGCCTTCTCCACGTATGCCGTGGGCTATGTGTCGCGGCCGCTGGGCGGCTTCGTCTTCGGCCATCTGGGCGACCGGCTGGGGCGCAAGTTCGTCCTGGTCGCCACGCTCGTCATCATGGGCGTGTCCACCGGCCTGATGGGGCTGTTGCCGACCTACGCGTCCTGGGGCGTGTGGGCGCCGGCGGCGCTGGTGGCCTTGCGCTTCGTGCAGGGCGTGGCCCTGGGCGGCGAATGGGCCGGCGCGGTACTGCTGTCGATGGAACACGGCAAGCCCGACCAGCGCGGGCGCAACGCCTCCTTCACGCAGATCGGTCCGTCCTGCGGCACGCTGATAGGCACGGGCTTCATCGCCGTGGTGTCGGCCTTCCTGAGCCCCGAGGACTTCCAGGCTTGGGGCTGGCGCGTGCCCTTCGTCTCCAGCGTGGCGCTGGTGCTGTTCGGCCTGTGGCTGCGCCGCGGCGTGGAGGAAACGCCCGTGTTCCTGGAAATGGAACAGAAGCGCGAAACCGCCGCCACGCCCATCAAGGACGTGCTGAGCCAATACTGGCGGCAGCTGTTGATCGCGGGCGGCTCGCGCATCGGCTCCGACGTGCTCTATGCGCTGGTGGTCGTGTTCACCCTGACCTACGTGACGACGGTGCTGCACTTGTCGCGGCCGATGGCCCTGACCGCCACCATGCTGGGCGCCGCCCTGAACGCGATTGCGGTGCCGTTGTGCGGGCATTTGTCCGACAAGATCGGCCGCCGTCCGGTGTACCTGGCGGGAGCGGTGCTGGGCATGATCTGGGCCTTCGTCTTCTTCGTGCTGATGGACACCGCGCATCCCATCGCCATCTGCGCGGCGGTCGTGGTGGGCCTGCTGATCCACGCGCTGATGTATGGCCCGCAGGCCGCCTTCGTCACCGAGCAGTTCCCGGGCCGCGTGCGCTATGCCGGTTCTTCCCTGGCCTACACGCTGGCCGGCATCGTCGGCGGCGGGTTCGCGCCGCTGATCATCGCCAGCCTGTTCAAGTCCTGGAATTCGACCTTCGCGATCTCGCTGTACGTGGCGGCGGCGCTGGTGGTGACGGCGGTGGCCGTGCTGGCCGCAAGGGAAACGGCCAAGGCCCCGTTGCAGCGCTGAGGCGCGGCGGGGCCGCTCATCGCCGCCCGGACCTGGCGCCGGGCGGCGATGCGCCGTTTCAGGCGATGCTGCGATTGGCCAGGGGCTCGTCCGCCAGCCAGCGCTTGAGATTGTCGGCGAACAGGGCGCGCACGCGCGCGGCGTTGCCGTCCGAGAACCCTGCGCTATGAGGCGTGACGATGACGTTGGGCAGGTCCCAGAGCGCGGAATCCGGTGGCAGCGGTTCCTGCTGGAACACGTCCAGGAAGGCGCCGCCCAGACGGCCGGCGCCCAGCGCCGCGATCAATTCGGGTTCGTCGATGACGTGGCCGCGGGCCACGTTGACCACCATCGCGTGGGCGGGCAGCGCGGCGAGCGCGTCGCGGCCGATCAGGTTGCGCGTGGCGGACGTGAGCGGGCAAGCCAGCACCAGCCAATCGGCGGCGGGCAGCAGGGACGGCAGCGCGCCGTAACCCACGGTGTGGCGGGCCTGCGGCACGGGCGCGCCACTATGGCGCGCGACCGATACCTCCAGGCCGAGCGCGCCCAACAGCGCGCCGATGCGCTGGCCGATGCCGCCCCATCCCACCACCACGGCATGCTGGCCGGCCAGATCCCTGGGCGTGCGCGCATCCAGCAGCGGACGCCAGGCGCGGTCGCGCTGGTCGGCGGCCAGCAGCGGCAGGCGGCGCGCCAGCGCCAGCACGCCGGCGATGGCGCTCTGCGCGACCACGGGGTCGCTGGCGCCTTGCGAGGTCGTGACCGCCACGCCGCGCGCGTGCAGGCTTTGGTAGATCTCGCGGTCGGCCCCGGCCGAGTGCACGTGCACCCAGCGCAGCGCCGGCGCGTCCCGCATGGCCTCGTAGTACAGCGCGGTCGACGGCTGGATCTCGAACTTGGTCGAATGGCCGGTGATGTCGCGCGAGACGAACGCGGCCTCGGCCATCATGGGCCGCCCCGCCACGGGATGGACCAGCGCATAGCGTCCCGCGGCCGGGCTGCGGTCCAGCGCCAGGCGCAGCGGCACGGCTTCGGCGGGCGAGCACAGGATGCGGATGCCGGAACCTTGCGTCATGGCGGCGGGTTCAATGCGCTTCGGGGGCAAACTTGCGTACCAGCAGCGCCCACTTGTCATGTTCGCGCTTGATGAAGTCGCCGAATTGGGCGGACGTGCCGCCTACCGGTTCGGCGCCTTCGCGCAGCATCTGTTCATTGAGCCCCGGCAATGCGGCGTTGACCTCGCGGTTGACGACGTCCACCACCTGCTGCGGCGTGCCCTTGGGCGCGAAGAAGCCGAACCAGGAGCCGGCGTCAAAGCCCGGGTAGCCGGATTCCGCGATGGTGGGCAGTTCGGGCAGGGTGGCGGAACGCTGCTTGGTGCTGACCGCCAGCGCGCGCAGCTTGCCGGAGCGGATATGGCCGATCACGGAAGGAATGGTGGCGAACATGAAGTCGATGCGCCCGGCCAGCAGGTCGTTGACCGCGTCCGCGCCCTTGTAGGGCACATGCGTGGCGTTGACGCCGAGTTCGTCCATCAGCATGTAGCTCGACAGGTGCGAAGACGTGCCCACGCCGGTGGAACTGTAATTGAGCTGGCGCGCGGTCTTGACGTACTTCAGGAAGCCCTGGATGTCCTTGGCGGGCGAAGAAGGCGGAACCACCAGCACATTGGGCACGGTGGCGATCTGCACCATGGGCACCAGATCGGTCAGCGGGCTGTAGGACAGCTTGTTCAGCGAGGGGTTGACGGCGATGGGCCCCACGGAATTGACGATCAGCGTATGGCCGTCGGCTGCCGCGCGCACGACGTATTCCGTGCCGATGTTGCCGCCCGCGCCCGGCTTGTTCTCGACCACGAAGGGCTGGCCCAGCTTCTGCGTCAGGGTATTGGTCACGCTGCGGGTCAGGGTGTCGGTGGTGCCGCCGGCGGAGAATGCCACGATGACCTTCACCGGCCGGTCGGGATAGTCCGCCGCCGCGGACGGCGCCGACGTACAGGCGCCAGTCAGCGCTGCGCAAGCGAGCAGGGCTCGTGCTGTGTTCATGATGTCTCCTCGCGTGGGCGTAGTGGTGTTTTCGATGGCGCCGTGCCGCCACGCCGGCCGGCGCCTGTTGAAGCGAAAAACTCAGTCGCGGTAGCCCGGGTCCTGCCGGTCCAGCTTGCGCAGCAGGGCGGGCCACTCCATCACCCCATAAGGCCGGCGCGTGCCGGGCTGGTAGTTGTTCCAGGTTTCCTGCAGCACGGGCGCGGCCACGGCCTGCAGCGGGGAACCCGTGGCCATGGCCGCAAGCTGCGAGCGGCAGGCCAGTTCCAGGCGGTGCATCCAGTTGAAGGCTTCGCCCACGCTGCGGCCCACGGTCAGGGCGCCGTGGTTGCGCAGGATGAGGGCTTCGCCCTGGCCCAGGTCGGCCAGCAGCGAAGCCTGTTCTTCGAGGCCGAGCACCACGCCCTGGTAGTCGTGATAGCCGATCTTCAGGAAGCGCATGGCGGTCTGGGTCAGCGGCAGCAGTCCACACTCCAGCGTGGACACGGCCATCGACGCCCAGCTGTGGGTATGGATCACGCAGTCCACTTCATGGCGGTGGGCGTGCACGGCGCTGTGGATGACATAGCCGGCCTTGTTGATGCCGTAGTCCAGCTCGCCGAACTCGGGGCGGGCCAGGATGGTGCCATCCAGATCCACCTTGATAAGGCTGGACGCCGTGATTTCCTCGTACATCATGCCGTAGGGGTTGATCAGGAAGGCATTGTCTTCGCCCGGCACGCGCGCCGAGATGTGATTGGCCATCATGTCGGCCATGCCGTAGATCTCGACCAGGCGGTAGCAGGCTGCCAGGTCGACGCGGGCGTTCCATTCCATCTCGGAGCAATGCGGGCGCATGGAGGCAATGCGCAGGCGTCCCCGGCCTTGGGTGTCTGTGGTCATCGGATTTCGTGCAGATCCATCGCCGCCGCAACATGCCGCAGCATCCTGGCTGGCAATTTATCTGCGGGACCGGGCAGGGCCTAGCCATGCCCCCGGCATGGGGGCATCACGAATCGAGAAGGGTTGCGCCAGGCCAGCCGCCATTGCGCACCAGGGCGCGCATCACGTCCAGCAGCACGACCCGCGCGGCCAATGCCGCGGGCGACAGTTCCTCGTCATTGATGCAATAGACCAGGTTGCGGCGGAACAGGAAGGGGTCGTCGATCGGATGCATGCTCAGCAGCCCCGATTCCACCCGGGCCACGGCCGCGCCGGGCTGGATGGTGGCCAGCGCATTGGCCTGCACTAGATCCATCAGCGTGGTCAGCCCGTCGACCTCGACGCCGATCCAAGGTTCGACGCCGGCCCGTTCAAAGGCGGCCTCGACCCAGGCGCGCAGGCCGTGGGCCTTGCTGGTCACGGCCTGCGGCAGGCTGCCCAGCTGCGCCACGGAGATGGGCTCGCCGTCGGGCAGCGCGACCATGCCGCGCCGCGCCAGCAGGAACAGCCGCTCGTCCAGCACCGGGATGGCGCTGCGGCCCTGGCTGCTGTCGTTCTGGAACAGCACGGCCAGGTCGAGCCGGCGTCCCATGAGCAGTTCACCGAGGTTGCCGGACAGGCCCTCGACGAGGTGCAGGCGCACGTTCGGATAGCGCTCGGCCATGGCTGCGTAGAAGGGCCTGGCCAGCACGGATGCCGTGGTGGGCGCGAAGCCGACGCTGACCATGCCGGAGAGCCGCGCCTCGCGCGCCGCCGCCATCGCGTTTTCCGCGTGCCGCAAGGTCAGCTGCGCCTGCCGCAGGAATGCCGTGCCCGCCGGCGTGGGCACCACGCCGGTAGGCGTGCGCACCAGCAGCCGCGTGGCCAGTTCGCTTTCCAGGCGGCTGATCTGCTGGCTGAGCGCCGAAGCGACCACCTCCAGCTCGCGCGCGGCGCGGCCGATGCTTCCCAGTTCGGCGACGCGGACGAAATAGCGGAGTTGGCGGAGTTCCATGGCGCATGACGGGAGGGAGGTAAGGGATAGTAGTCGCAGCGGCGCGCGCATGCGGCCTTGCCGCCTCCGGGAAAACAGGGCTGGCGGTTCAAAGAAATGTCAGGTATCTGACTTTATTCTGAATGACAAACGAAAATTGTTTACACTCTCATCCTCAAAATTCGAGTATGAGCGGGCCGCCGTGGGGGCGGGTGCCGTTCCTGTTACGGGAGAGTATCGATGCGCAAGTTGCTGTTGGGAGCGGTGTTGGCCGCTGCGGTGTTCGGGGGGACGGCCCAGGCCGCGGCTGAGCCCAAGGCCGTGGTCGCCACGTATTCGGATCTGGCGCTGGCCGGCTACGAAGACTCGCTCGCCTCCGCCAAGACCCTGCGCACCGCCATCGACGCCCTGATCGCGAAGCCCAGCGCCGAAACGCTGAAGGCCGCGCGCGAAGCCTGGCTGGCGGCCCGCGTGCCTTATCAGCAGACCGAGGCGTACCGCTTTGGCAACCCCATCGTCGACGATTGGGAAGGCCGCGTGAACGCCTGGCCGCTGGATGAGGGCCTGATCGACTACGTGGACGCTTCCTACGGCACCGAGAACGACGAGAACGCCTACTACGCAGTCAACGTCATCGCCAATTCCAAGATCTCGGTGGGCGGCAAGACCGTCGACGTCAGCAAGATCACGCCCCAGCTGCTGTCCGAAGTGCTGCACGAAGCCGACGGCAACGAGGCCAACGTGGCCACGGGCTACCACGCCATCGAATTCCTGCTGTGGGGCCAGGACCTGAACGGCACCGGCCCCGCGCCGGCTGGCCGCAAGGGCACGCCGCAGGAACGCCACGCGGGCGACCGTCCGCACACCGACTTCGATCCCAAGCAGTGCACGGGCGGCCATTGCGAGCGCCGCATCCAGTTCCTGAAGGCCGTGACCGATCTGCTGGTGACGGACCTGGAAGAGATGGTCGGCAACTGGAAGAAGGACGGCGCGGCGCGCAAGGCGGTCGAGGAAGATCCGAAGGCTGGCCTGATCGCCATGCTGACCGGGCTGGGCAGCCTGTCCTACGGCGAGCTGGCTGGCGAACGCATGAAGCTGGGCCTGATGCTGCATGATCCCGAGGAAGAGCACGATTGCTTCTCGGACAACACGCACAACTCGCACTACTACGACCAGATCGGCATCCGCAACGTCTACCTGGGCAGCTACACCCGCATCGACGGCAAGACCGTCCAGGGCGCGAGCTTGTCGGAACTGGTGAAGGCGCGCGATCCCAAGCTGGACGCCGAAGTGCGCGCCAAGCTGGACGCCACCGTGGCCGCCATGCAGGCGATGAAGACGCGCGCCGAAACGATCGAAACCTACGACCAGATGATTTCGGACGGCAACAAGGAAGGCAATGCCGTGGTGCAGGCCGCCATCGACCGCCTGGTCGACCAGACCCGCAGCCTGGAGCGCGTGATCGCCCTGCTGGACCTGGGCAAGGTTGCCATCGAAGGTTCCGACAGCCTGGACAAACCTGACGCCGTGTTCAAGTGAAACTCGTTTTAGCCGCCGTACTGGCGGCGTCGGCCCATGCCGGCGCCGCCGCCGCTCCAACCGGGCGTGACGACCTCACGCCCGAAGACCTGAAGCGCGTGACCGCCATCACGGCGCCCACGCGCGACTTCTCGAAGGTCGAGACCTTCGAGACCATGCAGGCTGGGGCCGCCACCACCAACAAGCTCATCAACGCCGACATCTTTTCGCAGCCGTCGGCCAACATGAGCTTCGAGGGGCGCCAGGAATTCCAGGTCGGCAACG includes these proteins:
- a CDS encoding Bug family tripartite tricarboxylate transporter substrate binding protein — protein: MNTARALLACAALTGACTSAPSAAADYPDRPVKVIVAFSAGGTTDTLTRSVTNTLTQKLGQPFVVENKPGAGGNIGTEYVVRAAADGHTLIVNSVGPIAVNPSLNKLSYSPLTDLVPMVQIATVPNVLVVPPSSPAKDIQGFLKYVKTARQLNYSSTGVGTSSHLSSYMLMDELGVNATHVPYKGADAVNDLLAGRIDFMFATIPSVIGHIRSGKLRALAVSTKQRSATLPELPTIAESGYPGFDAGSWFGFFAPKGTPQQVVDVVNREVNAALPGLNEQMLREGAEPVGGTSAQFGDFIKREHDKWALLVRKFAPEAH
- a CDS encoding LysR family transcriptional regulator, which gives rise to MELRQLRYFVRVAELGSIGRAARELEVVASALSQQISRLESELATRLLVRTPTGVVPTPAGTAFLRQAQLTLRHAENAMAAAREARLSGMVSVGFAPTTASVLARPFYAAMAERYPNVRLHLVEGLSGNLGELLMGRRLDLAVLFQNDSSQGRSAIPVLDERLFLLARRGMVALPDGEPISVAQLGSLPQAVTSKAHGLRAWVEAAFERAGVEPWIGVEVDGLTTLMDLVQANALATIQPGAAVARVESGLLSMHPIDDPFLFRRNLVYCINDEELSPAALAARVVLLDVMRALVRNGGWPGATLLDS
- a CDS encoding D-2-hydroxyacid dehydrogenase, giving the protein MTQGSGIRILCSPAEAVPLRLALDRSPAAGRYALVHPVAGRPMMAEAAFVSRDITGHSTKFEIQPSTALYYEAMRDAPALRWVHVHSAGADREIYQSLHARGVAVTTSQGASDPVVAQSAIAGVLALARRLPLLAADQRDRAWRPLLDARTPRDLAGQHAVVVGWGGIGQRIGALLGALGLEVSVARHSGAPVPQARHTVGYGALPSLLPAADWLVLACPLTSATRNLIGRDALAALPAHAMVVNVARGHVIDEPELIAALGAGRLGGAFLDVFQQEPLPPDSALWDLPNVIVTPHSAGFSDGNAARVRALFADNLKRWLADEPLANRSIA
- a CDS encoding DUF4286 family protein, coding for MSTHTESSPPPHGLLFVATDADPAHEADFNRWYDREHVEERVRIPGFLSGARYLSREGGRKYLGLYRTESLAAFTTADYRAAFERQTAWSVTNLDRMRDPMRRVCAVRAVTGFGSGSELVVLPLAATNDSEAVAARAQVLGAELAQADGFVQSYLLVPDAALSTPLPRESNENRVLAPLFVAEASSAAAARALRDQACRAFDADPANAWLLQLGWKLTAADLR
- a CDS encoding class II aldolase/adducin family protein, which codes for MTTDTQGRGRLRIASMRPHCSEMEWNARVDLAACYRLVEIYGMADMMANHISARVPGEDNAFLINPYGMMYEEITASSLIKVDLDGTILARPEFGELDYGINKAGYVIHSAVHAHRHEVDCVIHTHSWASMAVSTLECGLLPLTQTAMRFLKIGYHDYQGVVLGLEEQASLLADLGQGEALILRNHGALTVGRSVGEAFNWMHRLELACRSQLAAMATGSPLQAVAAPVLQETWNNYQPGTRRPYGVMEWPALLRKLDRQDPGYRD
- a CDS encoding imelysin family protein; its protein translation is MRKLLLGAVLAAAVFGGTAQAAAEPKAVVATYSDLALAGYEDSLASAKTLRTAIDALIAKPSAETLKAAREAWLAARVPYQQTEAYRFGNPIVDDWEGRVNAWPLDEGLIDYVDASYGTENDENAYYAVNVIANSKISVGGKTVDVSKITPQLLSEVLHEADGNEANVATGYHAIEFLLWGQDLNGTGPAPAGRKGTPQERHAGDRPHTDFDPKQCTGGHCERRIQFLKAVTDLLVTDLEEMVGNWKKDGAARKAVEEDPKAGLIAMLTGLGSLSYGELAGERMKLGLMLHDPEEEHDCFSDNTHNSHYYDQIGIRNVYLGSYTRIDGKTVQGASLSELVKARDPKLDAEVRAKLDATVAAMQAMKTRAETIETYDQMISDGNKEGNAVVQAAIDRLVDQTRSLERVIALLDLGKVAIEGSDSLDKPDAVFK
- a CDS encoding LysR family transcriptional regulator, encoding MNTRFVEAFLWSARLGSFRAASDRLHITQAAVANRIASLEEDIGARLFERDAKELRLTATGTRLLDYGERLLEIRQQILSLGKGGDEVFGLVRIGAIETVVHTWLIGFLTNLRSTYPGIEVQLTSETTRALHRGLREGTLDIALQTDLLNDSGIISTACLPMEMGWVGPAGDEEALSAQQLLSEPVLTMSPGSQPHEALKALYREVGMPQGKVHCVSSISALARLVRSGFGRALVPLPPIYEYVARGEVQIIRCDIPVPPQLLVVSYLESAGSDAIRLVAELASRASDQFTSSVAAPRLGSAQ
- a CDS encoding MFS transporter, which gives rise to MAEETLYGAAAVKTAAAPNKMRRLALASSVGTTLEWYDFTIYNLMAALVFNSIFFPSFDPLTGTILAFSTYAVGYVSRPLGGFVFGHLGDRLGRKFVLVATLVIMGVSTGLMGLLPTYASWGVWAPAALVALRFVQGVALGGEWAGAVLLSMEHGKPDQRGRNASFTQIGPSCGTLIGTGFIAVVSAFLSPEDFQAWGWRVPFVSSVALVLFGLWLRRGVEETPVFLEMEQKRETAATPIKDVLSQYWRQLLIAGGSRIGSDVLYALVVVFTLTYVTTVLHLSRPMALTATMLGAALNAIAVPLCGHLSDKIGRRPVYLAGAVLGMIWAFVFFVLMDTAHPIAICAAVVVGLLIHALMYGPQAAFVTEQFPGRVRYAGSSLAYTLAGIVGGGFAPLIIASLFKSWNSTFAISLYVAAALVVTAVAVLAARETAKAPLQR